One window from the genome of Echinicola vietnamensis DSM 17526 encodes:
- a CDS encoding Ppx/GppA phosphatase family protein, with protein sequence MKLAAVDIGSNAIRLQITHVTHHQEQINFKKLEYVRFPLRLGKDVFHSKKISEESKEKFIKLMKAYKLLIDLYEVDDYMVCATSAMRESENGRAIAQEVKQDIGLKIQIIDGNREADLINIALWNYIDHKPYLHIDVGGGSTELNIYQNRQKIASKSFKIGSVRALDHKESPKVWKAMKTFIQENIDKRHAITCIGTGGNINKVFELSKPRKNKRYLDFAKIQEMQAYLASFTFDERVNVLNLNPDRADVIIPATSIYLTAMEAAHSKRMIVPDVGLKDGVMNVLYERNKNKA encoded by the coding sequence TTGAAGTTAGCAGCAGTAGATATTGGGTCTAATGCCATTAGGCTCCAAATCACCCACGTCACCCACCACCAGGAGCAGATTAATTTCAAAAAATTGGAATATGTCCGATTCCCCCTAAGGCTAGGGAAAGATGTATTTCATAGCAAAAAGATTAGTGAGGAAAGTAAGGAAAAATTCATCAAACTGATGAAAGCTTACAAATTGCTCATAGATCTTTATGAGGTAGACGATTACATGGTCTGCGCTACATCAGCGATGAGGGAATCAGAGAATGGCAGAGCAATTGCTCAAGAAGTAAAGCAGGATATCGGGCTAAAAATCCAAATTATCGACGGTAACCGGGAGGCTGATCTCATTAACATTGCCTTATGGAATTACATCGACCATAAGCCCTATTTGCATATTGATGTCGGAGGAGGAAGCACCGAGCTTAACATTTATCAAAACCGTCAAAAGATAGCTTCAAAGTCCTTTAAAATCGGTTCCGTGAGAGCCTTGGACCACAAGGAATCCCCGAAGGTTTGGAAGGCCATGAAAACATTTATCCAAGAAAACATTGATAAAAGGCACGCCATTACCTGTATCGGTACCGGAGGAAACATTAATAAGGTGTTCGAATTGTCAAAACCAAGAAAAAACAAACGGTACTTGGATTTTGCAAAAATCCAAGAGATGCAAGCTTACTTGGCATCTTTTACGTTCGATGAACGCGTAAATGTCCTCAACCTAAACCCTGACAGGGCAGATGTTATCATCCCGGCAACTTCTATTTACCTCACAGCCATGGAAGCTGCTCATTCCAAAAGAATGATCGTCCCGGATGTGGGACTAAAAGATGGTGTGATGAATGTCCTTTATGAACGGAATAAAAATAAAGCATAA
- a CDS encoding TerC family protein encodes MNYIQEESTTLFIFGILIVGLLLIDLLVFNKKSHKVSMKEALKWSIMWIGLGVLFGGYIYLDMGLEKASEYYTAFLIEKALSVDNLFVFIMVFRYFNVPDAYQHKVLFYGILGAIFMRAIFIFFGVTLIDLSYLSPVQIAGHSIRINIVMTLFGGFLIYAGFKSWQSEEENTDDYSRSFGTKLIHKFFKVDPHYHRDLFFVRINGKRYATQLLVVVAVIEFTDLLFAVDSIPAIFSVSKDPVILYTSNIFAILGLRALYFLLAGAFDMFHYLKHGLAFILVFIGIKMIIAPIYHFPSTWSLLIVGFILILCILLSIYRYRTQKQTSSSSN; translated from the coding sequence ATGAACTATATCCAAGAAGAAAGCACTACCTTATTCATTTTCGGTATCCTAATCGTAGGTTTACTCTTGATAGATTTATTGGTTTTTAATAAAAAGTCACATAAAGTCTCCATGAAGGAGGCGCTCAAATGGTCCATTATGTGGATCGGACTGGGAGTACTTTTCGGTGGGTACATTTACCTCGATATGGGACTTGAAAAGGCCTCTGAATACTACACGGCATTCCTTATCGAAAAGGCATTGAGTGTCGATAATCTTTTTGTCTTCATCATGGTGTTCAGGTATTTCAATGTCCCTGATGCTTACCAGCACAAGGTTCTCTTTTATGGAATTTTGGGAGCCATATTTATGCGTGCCATTTTCATCTTCTTCGGGGTCACCCTGATCGACCTGAGCTACCTCTCTCCTGTTCAAATCGCTGGCCACAGCATAAGAATAAATATTGTCATGACCTTATTTGGAGGTTTTCTGATCTATGCTGGATTTAAATCTTGGCAATCAGAAGAGGAAAACACCGATGATTATAGCCGTTCTTTTGGCACCAAGCTAATTCATAAATTTTTCAAAGTTGATCCTCATTATCACCGTGACCTATTCTTCGTCCGTATCAATGGAAAACGCTATGCCACACAGCTACTCGTGGTAGTAGCTGTAATAGAGTTTACAGACCTATTATTTGCCGTGGATAGTATCCCCGCCATTTTTTCGGTATCAAAAGATCCTGTGATCCTGTATACTTCCAACATCTTTGCTATCCTCGGCCTCAGAGCTTTATATTTTCTGTTGGCTGGGGCATTTGACATGTTTCATTACCTAAAGCATGGACTGGCCTTTATCTTGGTGTTTATTGGTATTAAAATGATCATAGCACCGATCTATCATTTCCCAAGCACTTGGTCTTTACTGATCGTTGGATTTATTTTGATCCTATGTATCCTGTTATCGATATACCGCTACCGGACACAAAAGCAAACATCCTCTTCCAGCAATTAA
- a CDS encoding SLC13 family permease, protein MTPEIITVLAIIAVAMVLFLSEKWSIDTVSIMVMLAFMVSGILTFEEGVAGFSNPATITVGAMFVISAAVFRTGSLNTINILFLRMGRKNEYAFMFILMVFSGVLSAFINDTAVVALLMPTVLKIAKDTGITPSKLLMPLSFGALMGGVCTLLGTSTNILVSGIAQSHGAKPFGIFEMSGMGLIFLASGIAYMMTIGQWIIPKRQPSRNISETFDMGDYITEVFVTKKFEDTGKSIKMSRLFTDYNMDPIQIIRKTGEVINAYKYTVIREEDTIRVRCDKDTLTQIRNIPGIELKIDLKLKDEDFRSQGHKLYEMVVPPNSSLINNTVKSIDFRRTYPGLTVLAIRHRNDILHTKLKNTKISAGDVLLVRGDEEMVDQLKGSDSLLVISEDTSPRMVWKKIAFTIFIVAAVITVAGFKLLPIPIAAIFGVVLLILFKSISAEDAYRSVDWKVLFMLAGILSMGTALEKTGAANLLANTLVAQLGDFGPRTIMSVVFLVTFLSTNIMSNNATAALLAPIAISIASALDVSDRPFLMAVTFASSLSFMTPMGYQTNTMIYTPGNYKFTDYLKVGTPLNIMFWIIATFCIPIFFPFDK, encoded by the coding sequence ATGACACCTGAAATCATAACTGTTCTCGCGATCATCGCAGTAGCCATGGTCTTATTTCTTTCTGAAAAATGGTCCATCGATACCGTTTCGATTATGGTCATGCTAGCCTTCATGGTGTCGGGCATCCTTACGTTTGAGGAAGGAGTAGCAGGATTCAGCAATCCCGCGACCATTACGGTAGGTGCCATGTTTGTGATCAGCGCGGCGGTTTTCAGAACAGGCTCTCTAAACACCATCAACATCCTATTCTTAAGGATGGGTAGGAAGAATGAATATGCCTTTATGTTTATACTCATGGTCTTTTCAGGGGTATTATCTGCTTTCATCAATGACACTGCTGTAGTGGCCCTGTTAATGCCCACAGTGCTTAAGATCGCCAAAGACACAGGCATCACTCCTTCCAAGCTCTTGATGCCCCTTTCTTTTGGAGCACTAATGGGCGGAGTGTGCACGTTGTTGGGGACCAGCACCAATATCCTTGTGAGCGGTATCGCCCAAAGCCACGGAGCAAAGCCATTTGGGATTTTTGAGATGAGTGGAATGGGCCTGATATTTCTGGCTTCAGGGATTGCTTATATGATGACCATAGGGCAATGGATCATCCCCAAGCGACAACCATCCCGGAATATTTCTGAAACGTTTGACATGGGTGATTATATCACGGAGGTATTTGTAACCAAGAAATTCGAAGACACTGGAAAGTCCATTAAAATGTCACGGTTGTTTACCGACTATAACATGGATCCCATCCAAATTATCCGAAAGACCGGTGAAGTCATCAATGCTTATAAATACACGGTCATCCGAGAAGAAGACACCATCAGAGTGCGCTGCGATAAGGATACCCTCACCCAAATCAGGAATATCCCTGGAATTGAACTCAAAATCGACCTAAAACTAAAAGACGAAGATTTCCGCTCACAAGGACACAAGCTCTATGAAATGGTGGTCCCTCCAAATTCCAGCCTGATCAACAATACCGTGAAATCCATCGATTTTAGAAGAACCTATCCCGGCCTTACCGTATTGGCTATTCGGCACCGAAATGACATTTTGCATACCAAATTAAAAAACACCAAAATTTCAGCTGGTGACGTCCTGCTCGTACGGGGAGATGAAGAAATGGTCGATCAACTCAAAGGTAGTGATAGCCTTTTGGTCATATCTGAGGACACCTCCCCGAGAATGGTTTGGAAGAAAATTGCCTTCACCATTTTTATTGTGGCGGCTGTCATTACTGTTGCGGGATTTAAACTGTTGCCGATCCCCATTGCGGCAATTTTTGGCGTGGTCCTTCTAATCCTTTTTAAATCCATCAGTGCAGAGGATGCTTATCGCTCCGTGGACTGGAAAGTACTCTTCATGCTAGCGGGTATATTATCCATGGGAACGGCCCTTGAAAAAACCGGAGCGGCCAACCTCCTTGCCAATACGTTGGTAGCGCAATTGGGAGATTTTGGTCCGAGGACCATCATGAGCGTAGTCTTTTTGGTAACTTTCCTCTCGACCAACATCATGTCAAACAACGCCACTGCAGCACTGCTGGCTCCTATCGCCATCAGCATTGCCTCAGCATTGGATGTAAGTGACCGTCCGTTTTTGATGGCTGTCACGTTTGCTTCCTCTTTGAGTTTTATGACGCCCATGGGCTATCAAACCAACACGATGATTTATACTCCCGGTAATTACAAATTCACGGATTACTTAAAAGTAGGCACTCCGCTGAACATCATGTTCTGGATCATTGCCACCTTTTGTATTCCCATTTTTTTTCCTTTTGATAAATAA
- a CDS encoding YidH family protein — translation MEKESENELIVRDYLARQRTKLANNRTLLSYIRTSLYFLVSGTALVKVEDLENIKGLGYISFGISVVFLIVGFINFFTIRRKIKRGHYAKM, via the coding sequence ATGGAAAAAGAATCTGAAAATGAATTAATAGTCAGAGATTATCTAGCCCGTCAGCGAACTAAATTGGCCAACAACAGGACCCTCCTTTCCTATATCCGGACCAGCTTGTATTTTTTGGTCAGCGGTACCGCCTTGGTCAAGGTCGAAGACTTAGAAAATATAAAAGGGTTGGGATATATTTCATTTGGAATTAGTGTCGTATTTTTAATTGTTGGATTCATTAATTTTTTCACCATCAGAAGAAAAATTAAGAGGGGCCACTATGCCAAAATGTAA
- a CDS encoding DUF3078 domain-containing protein: MFFSKKKFIAVLAFTSLLSAGTHAQDQADSVSQVAKDTTYWTKEFSAGLNFNQGAFSSNWSAGGVNSVALGAILKGKANYLKGRWSWDNQMEMLYGVVKNEGEDGRKSNDRIFLDSKVGYSVSEHWDAYFSANFLSQFANGYNYDEDPRTLISGFMSPAYLTTSLGFEYKPNEEFVLRIGPFSPRWTFVTDLSIADNVEENYGVPIGEKVRTEWLALQLFAEWDKDISDNFNILSRYQMYANYETLSFKKIDHRLDVTLTAKITEIISVTFTSINLYDYDQDPGIQYSQGLSLGLLYKVSNKKE, encoded by the coding sequence ATGTTTTTTTCAAAGAAGAAATTTATAGCTGTTTTGGCCTTCACTTCCTTACTTTCAGCAGGAACGCACGCACAAGATCAAGCTGACAGTGTCTCACAGGTGGCCAAAGACACCACTTATTGGACAAAAGAGTTTTCTGCTGGACTCAATTTTAACCAAGGTGCTTTTAGTAGTAACTGGTCTGCTGGGGGGGTAAACTCTGTGGCCTTGGGCGCGATCCTCAAGGGAAAGGCAAACTACCTTAAGGGAAGATGGAGCTGGGATAACCAGATGGAAATGCTTTATGGGGTAGTGAAAAATGAAGGGGAAGATGGTAGAAAGTCGAATGATAGAATATTTTTGGATTCGAAGGTGGGTTACAGTGTCTCTGAGCATTGGGATGCTTATTTTTCTGCAAACTTCCTCTCCCAATTTGCCAATGGCTATAATTATGATGAAGATCCCCGGACATTAATCTCTGGATTTATGTCCCCTGCTTACCTGACCACTTCTTTGGGTTTTGAGTATAAGCCAAACGAAGAATTTGTTTTAAGAATCGGCCCATTTTCACCCAGATGGACCTTTGTGACGGATTTATCCATTGCTGATAACGTAGAAGAAAATTATGGGGTGCCGATAGGAGAAAAGGTAAGGACTGAGTGGCTCGCTTTACAGTTATTTGCTGAATGGGATAAGGATATTAGTGATAATTTTAATATCCTTTCCAGGTATCAAATGTACGCAAATTATGAAACATTGTCTTTTAAGAAGATTGATCATCGACTGGATGTTACCTTAACAGCGAAAATAACAGAAATCATCAGCGTAACGTTTACGAGCATTAACTTATACGATTATGACCAAGATCCAGGTATCCAATATAGCCAGGGATTATCTCTCGGATTACTGTATAAGGTAAGCAACAAAAAAGAGTAG